Within the Streptomyces sp. NBC_00353 genome, the region CTTAGCAGCTCGGAAGACGGAACTCGGTGCTGGACAAAAGAGTCGAAGCCCCCACCGCGGGTGTTCCCGCGGCGCGCCAGCGCATCAGTTCCTAGCGCTAGAGGCTCTTTAAGGAGCGCATGTGAGGGGCAAGGACCCCCCGTGCTGTCGACACACGGAGTGCGCGGGTGATGCGGAACGCGGCCGGTCGTCTCGCCGGGCCAAGTGTCAGCCCTCGCGATCCCTTGCACTTCGCGAACGCTGACCAGACTGCCCATCCAAAAGTACACTTTATGGACCATACGGTCAAGAACCTGCGTGCGACGCAGCGCACCGGGCCGCGTTGCCGGTTTTGGCCGCTGCTTGGACGCCGCCATCGAGCCCGGCGGCGACGTCCTCGACCGTCGGCGAGGGCATCAGCGGGGCCAAGACATCACCACGCCGGCTGAGGCTGCCCGTCCCAGCAGGAGGTACACGGTGGTGACCGCCGATGCCCTGTACACCCGGCGCGCACTACGTGGCCGTCGTGAAGATGAACCATCCGGGCCTGTACGCCCAGGTCAGGGCGCTTTCCTGGCGGGACATCCCGCTCGGGAACCGCACTCGCGGGCCAGCTCCAGTAGCGAAGGCCCCTTTCCTCGGTATAGCTCCGTGCCTCGCCGTCGGCCCTGGCGGGGCACGCTCCTGTGCCGTCAAGAAAGCCTCCCGCATATGGGCCGCGGTCTGCCCTACACCGGTGCTTAGCGGTAAGGGCAAGGACACATACGGAGACGGGGCCGCAGAAGTCGCGCCCCCGTCTCCATGGGGATGTGTTGTCGTAAGGTGCGTGGGCTACCTCACCCGGGGAAACCGGCGACTACTTCAGACCAAAGGCCCGGACCACGGTCTGACTGACGCTGTTGCCCTGGGTGTCCCCGGCGGTCACACGCAGCGTCGCGAAGCGGGCCTTGGACGGCGCCGCCAAGTGCGCCTTCCAGTCGCCGCCAAGGTGGCGCAGCGCCAGCTTGTGCCAGGTGGCGCCGTCGTCGTACGAGATCTGGAGCGCGACACTGCGGATCGTATGCGAGCTGGGACCGCCCGTCAGATGCGACGGCGTGACCTTCAGGTCGCCGTGACGTCTGGCCTTACCTGATAGATCCGTACTGACTCCGTAGTCCAGTTGAACGAGCGGCAGGTACGCGCCCTCGACCGCGGCGGTGGAAGAGGTGAACTTCCATTCCGTGTGCGAGCTGGTCGCGTACGGACTCATGCCAGCCCCGCGTGTGCTGTCCAGGACGAGCCGGTACGGGAGCCTGTCCGGCGCAACCTCCGCCTGGACATGGTCCACGCCCTCGCCGATCAGTGTCTTCCCCTGGTAGAGCTTTGTCGCCCAGGACACGTCTCCCTCCCACACGATTCCCAGGTGGCCACCGGAATCGCCCCAGGCGGGCATTCCGAAGGTGGCAATGATGTCGCCGAACCGTGACGGCGCGATGTTCACCTTGTTGTCGTTCAGCATGCGCGCGTGCTGAACGGGAGCGAACCAGGTCTCCTTGGTGGTGCTGCGCGGCGCGTAGGACCGTGCGGCACTGATTTCGGTGAGGTCCGGTGTGGCCGCCAGCTGGGTCCACTTGACGCCGGGCGAAGCGGTGACCCAGACCGTGTGAGTCCCCTGGGCCTGCTGCAGCGTCGCGGCGCCGCCGACCGCGAAGTCGAACCCCGGCGACAGGTCGTAGCGGACGTCCACCGCTTGACCCTGCTTGTAGTCACGGTATGACGTGTTGATCCGGGCGAGGCTGCCAGCGCCTGGCCGGTATGTGAGATCGGTGGGGATGGCTCCCTTGTGGTGCTGCACCAAGTCGTACAGGTAGTCGGCGTAGGGATGGGACGAGACGGACAGGCGTGTCCTACCGTGCCGGATCCGCTGGATGAGCTCCTCGCCCTCGTCCGCGGAGAGGGATGCGACGGGCAGCGCGGCGGCTTCCGGCAGGTCCCACCAGGCGTCGAGCCGACCGTAACCGTCATGCACGATGAGCAGCAGCTTGGCCCCGGCCTTAGCTGCGGCGATGGCCTGGTCGGGAGCGGTCACCGTGTCGTTCCTGCGAACGATCGCGATCTTGCCCCGTACCTGTACCTTCGCGAAGTCAGATGCCGCGCCCTTTCCGGCGTAGACCGTCGCGTAGTTGCCCGTGCCCTTGGCCATGCTGGGGGACATGCTCTGGACCTGCAGGTCCTCGAACGACTGCGACGAGGAGGCCACGGTCAGCGGCGGCTGCACCTGACGCCAGCGCGTGGCGAAGGTGTACGAACCCTGGGTGACCTTCGACGTGGGAGTTGCCCACAGGCTGTCGTAGACGGCCTCGATCTCGTAGCTGTCGGTGAACGGGTGCAGGGTGCTGTACGACCGGTACTGATCCACTCGCACCGAGCTCGTCGCGGTGAGCTTCGGGGTGACGGCCCTGACTCTGCGGAGAGCGGAGGCATTGAACGTGAGTGTCCGGTCGTTGTCGACGACGACCTGCGGTGCGCTGAGGACAGCGCGGCCCAGTGAGTGCGGGCCGTTGACCCCAGGTACATCCGCGTACATCCAGACCGAGTACGTGCTGGGTGCGAGGTTGAGGTTCAGGCTCCCGCTGTCGTCAACTTCGAAGACCTGGGGCACCGTGTCCCGGGCGATGTCTTTGACAATCAGCGTCCCCGGCAGCGCAGTGCCGTGCCAGCCCGTCCCCTTCACCGCGACGTTGACCCGTCGGCTCTGCTTGTTGCTACCGATCAGGGTGTGAGTACGCAGCACACCGTCAGGGCCGGAAGCATTGAGTATCCCGCTGTAGCCGACGTCGTCGGACGCGAGGTCCAGATGGGTCGTCACGGTTGCCGTGGCGGTGCCGTGTGCGGGAACGGTCACCTGGGAGGCCGAGAGAGAGAAGAGGCCCGGCGGTGAACCCGGCGTGCTGAGCGCCAGGTCCAGGGTGACAGGGTCGGCAGCGGTGTTGGTGTAGGTGACGTCCTTGGAAGCCACCTGGCCCTGCGTGTAGGGCCACTTAGCCGATGCGAAGGCGGAAGCTGACGCGACCACCGAGTCCTTGACGGCGGCCGCGATGTCCACCCGGCCGCTGCCGCCCATGTACGGGCTGAACTGCGGAGTCGACTTGGTTGTGCTGACCAGGGCATCCTTGAGCTGCTGCCCCGTCCAGTCGGGATGGGTCTGCGCCAACAGGGCAGCGGCACCGGCGACATGGGGCGTCGCCATAGAGGTGCCGCTCATGGTCTGGTAGCTTCCCTCGCCCTCGGAGGCATATTGGGAGCGGGCCGCAAGTACATCGACGCCGGGGCCGGTGAGCTCAGGCTTGAGCGCATGGTCGCCTTTGCGCGGGCCGCGGCTGGAGAAGACGGCCAGCCGGTCGGAGGCGTCCACCGCCCCCACCGTAAGGGCCGCGTCCGCGGCGCCTGGCGACGCCACGGTGGAAAAATCCGGCCCAGCGTTGCCGGCGGCGATGACGAACAGTGCACCGGTCTGGGCGCTGAGCTGGTTGACGGCCTGGCTCATCGGGTCGGTGCCGTCGCTGGGGCCCGATCCCAGGCTCATGCTGATGACCTTGGCGTGCTGATCCTGAGCAGCCCACTCCATTCCCGCCAAGATCCAGGAGTCCTGACCACTGCCATCGTTGTCGAGGACCTTGCCGATGTGGAGTTTGGCGCCGGGAGCGACGCCCTTCTCCTTGCCATCGGAGGCAGCACCGGTGCCAGCGATGGTCGACGCTACGTGTGTGCCGTGACCATGGCGGTCCGTCACATCCAGGCCAGGGACAAAGCTGGCGGACGCGGCGATCCTGCCTCCGAAGTCCGGGTGCGCTGCGTCGATGCCCGTGTCCAGGACCGCGACATCCACGCCCTGGCCCGTATCGCCACCCCGCCAGACCTGGGGCGCCCCGATCTGCGCGGTGGTGTCGGCGAGCGTGGCCTTGACCTTGCCGTCCAGCCAGATCTTCGCGATCCCGCCTGTCAACGCCGGTGCGGCGCTCTTGCTTCGGGCGTGCACGGACGCGGGTGCCGTGCCGGTCAGGGCGGACCAGAAGTCCGGCGCACGGCGGTGGTCGGCGGAGAGCGCGGCGCCCTGAATGCTGTCCAGGGTGCGAGTGCGGGTCGCCCCGGTGGGAACGGCTTGCTTGCGCGAACGGGTTGCCGCGTCGGTATAGGAGACGATCAGCGGCAGATGCTCGCTGTGTGCGTCGTCGTACCCGTCGGCCAGCAGTTCGGTGACATTGAAGAGGTGCTCGTCCAGCTGGCCGGAGGCGATGTACGGCATCGCGGCGTCGGGATAGACATAGGTGTCCTTCCCGACGCTCATGGTGTGAGCGCCCACCGGACCGCCGTTGGGGCCCCGCACGGTCGCGAGGACGTGGCCGTCGCCTGGGCTGGTCACCGTGACCTTGTCACCGGTGATGAGGGTGACAGTGCGGGGGGTGCCCGAGTGTGCGCCCGAGAGTCCGCGCGGGATCGCAGGCGCGGCCGCCGGCGCAGCGGCCGCCGACGTCGGAATGGCCGCCAGTACCGCGAGGGCAGCCCCCAAGGCTATCAGCCTGGGTCTGCGGAAGTGGGGAAGTGACACAAAGAATCCTTTTTTCGGAACGTCGGCCACGGGCACCACCAGACGCGTGCCGCCACATGATCAGTGGATTGATTGTGTAGTCCATATGATTCAAAGGGAAGACCCAGTGGACCTCAACTGGCGCCCCTCTCAAGACTTATCGCCCGCCTCAAGGTCCGTCAGCTGCTCGGCTGCGAGCCCGGGAGGAATGCCAAA harbors:
- a CDS encoding S8 family peptidase; the protein is MGAALAVLAAIPTSAAAAPAAAPAIPRGLSGAHSGTPRTVTLITGDKVTVTSPGDGHVLATVRGPNGGPVGAHTMSVGKDTYVYPDAAMPYIASGQLDEHLFNVTELLADGYDDAHSEHLPLIVSYTDAATRSRKQAVPTGATRTRTLDSIQGAALSADHRRAPDFWSALTGTAPASVHARSKSAAPALTGGIAKIWLDGKVKATLADTTAQIGAPQVWRGGDTGQGVDVAVLDTGIDAAHPDFGGRIAASASFVPGLDVTDRHGHGTHVASTIAGTGAASDGKEKGVAPGAKLHIGKVLDNDGSGQDSWILAGMEWAAQDQHAKVISMSLGSGPSDGTDPMSQAVNQLSAQTGALFVIAAGNAGPDFSTVASPGAADAALTVGAVDASDRLAVFSSRGPRKGDHALKPELTGPGVDVLAARSQYASEGEGSYQTMSGTSMATPHVAGAAALLAQTHPDWTGQQLKDALVSTTKSTPQFSPYMGGSGRVDIAAAVKDSVVASASAFASAKWPYTQGQVASKDVTYTNTAADPVTLDLALSTPGSPPGLFSLSASQVTVPAHGTATATVTTHLDLASDDVGYSGILNASGPDGVLRTHTLIGSNKQSRRVNVAVKGTGWHGTALPGTLIVKDIARDTVPQVFEVDDSGSLNLNLAPSTYSVWMYADVPGVNGPHSLGRAVLSAPQVVVDNDRTLTFNASALRRVRAVTPKLTATSSVRVDQYRSYSTLHPFTDSYEIEAVYDSLWATPTSKVTQGSYTFATRWRQVQPPLTVASSSQSFEDLQVQSMSPSMAKGTGNYATVYAGKGAASDFAKVQVRGKIAIVRRNDTVTAPDQAIAAAKAGAKLLLIVHDGYGRLDAWWDLPEAAALPVASLSADEGEELIQRIRHGRTRLSVSSHPYADYLYDLVQHHKGAIPTDLTYRPGAGSLARINTSYRDYKQGQAVDVRYDLSPGFDFAVGGAATLQQAQGTHTVWVTASPGVKWTQLAATPDLTEISAARSYAPRSTTKETWFAPVQHARMLNDNKVNIAPSRFGDIIATFGMPAWGDSGGHLGIVWEGDVSWATKLYQGKTLIGEGVDHVQAEVAPDRLPYRLVLDSTRGAGMSPYATSSHTEWKFTSSTAAVEGAYLPLVQLDYGVSTDLSGKARRHGDLKVTPSHLTGGPSSHTIRSVALQISYDDGATWHKLALRHLGGDWKAHLAAPSKARFATLRVTAGDTQGNSVSQTVVRAFGLK